The DNA sequence GAATACAATCTTGCTGATACCCAATTCGGTACTTCGCGTTGAACTCAACCCAGTCATCACACCAAGTGTTTTGTTGAGGTGTATATCCGAGATAATTCGATGAGCTATAGCCATACTGATTATGATTTACTCCCATCGCATGCAATCTTGCTAGATCCACGCCAAATTTTTCCCATCGAGTCTCAGCGCCGCCTTGTTCAATAAATTCCATTGCGAGAACCGTGAACTCTTCCACTTGTGTAATGCCATGTATGTGGGGCACCAGGACGGTATCAGTCAGCGCCAGATCTTGCAGACCAGCAACCTCAGCAGTCAGCATTGCGGCATACTGATTTGTCGATATTTTTACGACACATTTCGCCCCATCAACACCTGTAACGACACTTGCACCATGAATGCAGCCCCCGGCTAATTCAGCAATGTGAGCAACAGCAGGCATGACATCTAATTGACGCAGCGCTATTTCAACAAGATGCTTATCAGCCATCTCGATGCTTTTCAGCAGATTCTTGCAAATGATCTAGTAGTTGGCCACAAGCTGATGAAACAAGCTCAATCACGCGATGAAATCCATCTTCCCCACCATAATAAGGATCTGGCACTTCTTGTTCGACTAGTGAGCCATCATATTCCAGAAGTAGTGAAATCTTTTCCCGAGGCGCGCCCATTGCCAGCAAAGCCTCTCGGTTTTCCTGATCCATACAAACAATGTGTTTGAATTTAAAAAAGTCTTCGCGGCAAACCTGGCGAGCAGAGCCACGCAAATCAATGCCTTGTGATTGCGCCGCTTTTCGCATTCGCTTGTCAGGATCTTGCCCCTCATGCCACCCACCAGTGCCAGCGGAGTCAACTTCAAACTGATCCGCCAGTCCACGCAACTGAGTTTCTGCAACAAACACGCATTCGGCTAATGGGCTACGACAAATGTTTCCCATACATACAAATAATATCTGTGTCTTATGCTCAGATGTCATTTTAACTCACACTCTTCTACTTACTGATGCGCGAACCCATCTACTTAGCAGACGATGACGACGTACTTCCAAGCGAGACCTCGTCCACTTGTATTTCGGCGGGCTGTCTGCGTGCAATCTTGACGGCTACTGCACCAATAAAGCTAAACAGTACAAACACAATTGCATAGACCACCAACAGTCGAATTTCTGTAAACAACACCATCCAAGCCACCAGTATTCCTAAACAAGCAAAAGTAATACCGATTCCATACAAAGCAAACACTGCACGACGCGTACCGCCCAATCCACGATTTAGCTGGTGATGTATATGCTGGTTATCCGCCGAAGACATTGGCCGTCCAGCCATCTTCCTACGAATAATAGCCAACGCTGTGTCAATTATTGGAACGGCAAACACAATCAAGCCAGCAACGACGAGATGTGTTTCTCCATATTCACCAAACATCAAGATAATCACAACAGAGAGATACCCCAAGAGCAGGCTCCCAGCATCACCCAGGAAAATAACCGCCGGATGAAAATTAAAGGGCAAGAACCCGAGCACTGCACCAAGAGTTGCAAGACAAAGTACAACTCGTGCTCCGGCAAGGCTATCTTCCTGCGCTAGAATATCGCCGCCACTAGCGATTTCATGGCTTACCGCCATCAGCACGGATATAACAAGCAAGCCTAACATGACAATACCAGTCAGACCCGAAAGTAAGCCATCAAGACCGTCAACTAAGTTACTCGCATTACATCCACCAAGCACAAAGATTGCAATCAGCGCAGTTCCTATCCAGTAAGAAACATCTATCGACATGCCGGTTATTGGCATTTCGATCATGAGACCACTAGAACCAAATATTGCGACCAGCAGCCCTCGAGCGACATCGGTACCAACCGCTTCAATCGCCAGCGCAGCCGCAGCCACGAGTTGACCCGCCACCTTTAATCTTGGATCCCATCCCCAAATATCATCAGCAAGACCAGTAAATGCGATCGCGATGATTCCAATCACAATTGCAATTGGAACTGGCCGGTAATCTACGACCATTGCATCGAACATGGTGTAGCTCAACCCAATACCAACCAACACTGCGAATACGACAGCTCCACCCCCAAGATACGCCACCGCTTCGCGATGAATTTTCCGGTCTGAATCCGGACGATCGATGATATTGTTCTTCAGCGCTATCTGCCTTGCAATAGGCGTAGCAATGAGCGCTACAAAATAGGCTATAAGGAAGACAGGAATATAAGAGTTGAGAAGCTCTACTGCAGTGGAAGTAGCTCCCTCATCCCATGTCGCGGACAAAATAGCAGACGAATCTGGCTCTAAATCAATACTAAAAGGTAGCTGTGGATCCATACTCTAACCTTCTACCAACTTTGATACTGATGCCTCATGCAACCTATTTTACCGTCACTACTTGCCACCACTTTTTACAAGCCGACGCTTACTCTTTCTTTTGGGTTCGACCCGAATAACCTGCAATGGCTGCGTAGTTCTTCTTGAGATATCCACCTGCTGCGGTACGTGGACGATTTAGCAGAATGCCAATAATCTCGCTATTTGTTTCACCGAGTTCACGAAGCATCCTCGAAACCAATCCTCGCTCCTCTTGGTAAGCACGCACCACAGTGATGACACCATCAGACTGATTGGCGACCACCCTCGCATCACCAGAAACGATTATTGGCGAAACATCTATCAATACTAGATCAAACCGATCTCGCAACACTGCGATTGAACGATCAAATAGTTCGCCATGAAAAGCGTTACTCACCCGATTGTCCGGCGTACCCGCCGAGATGATGCTGATCTGACTTTCATTCTGCACAATCACTTCATCAAGTGACACGTCCCCTGCGAGCACGTCGCCCAATCCAAGTCGCGGCTCTGCGACACCCATAGCCTTTGCTAAACCAGGTCGCCGGAAATTTGCATCAACAACCACAACAGTTTGGCCTGACTCTTTAGCAATCGTTGCAATGTTACTGATGGCTGTCGTTGCCCCTGATTCAGGCATACCACTTACAAACGAAATGACGCCATAACCACCTTGCCCCAGCCGACGAGCAATTGGCTCGTAACTCTGACGGTATGCTTCTGCAATAACACTATTAGGCATTGTCTGGACGATGCGCTCGACCACTGTGGGCCTCGTTGGATCATCTGTTATTTCAGGGATTGATCCAATCACTCGCACCGACGAAAGAAGTTCAAGATCACTTACTCGTTTAATGCGGCGATCTGTTAGTTCCCTAATAAAAACAATGCACAAGGCCAGACCAAAGCACAATACAATACCTAGTGGGATCATAACTTCCCATCTTGGAAACGATAACGTTCGAGGCATCTCAGCATCACCAAGTGAGCGAACGCGCTGTGCATCTTCTCGCAAACGCATTAATCTCAAGCTATTGATCAGATGCACATCTGCATCACGCTGAAGCTCTAAGTGCGTACGCTGCGTTACCATTGCCTCGTAAGACGACTGATCAGCAGCGAGATCCTGCAACTCGCTTTCTTTGCCATCAACATCTTCTTCTATCTGCTGAATCAATCCTAAGAGCTGATCACGCTGATCTGCATATTGAAGACGCTCTGAATTGAGATTACGCTCGATAATCTCTCGTCTTCTTGCATTAATTTGATCTTCCGTTGCTCGTACCCTGACTTCCATCTGATACACATGTGGATGATCATCTCTAAATCGCTCACGACTACCTCTGAGCTCTGCTTTGAGTTGTTCTTCTAACTGGAGCTGCTCACGCAACGTGATGTCTGCTTCAGCCATTTGAATGTCCTCGAAGGTGTAATCCAAAGTGCCAGCAAGCTTCTCAGCTGTTTGTAGCAAGGCGCTGTTGACCATCGCAAGACTTGATCGTGATTCAATCATTTCCTGCGTCAATTGCTCTGTCTCAATTGCCGCCTGACTAAATCGTGCGTCATCTAGGGTTGTAATACCTCGGGCGCGAATAAATGATCGAATCTCGTCTCCAAGGTCCTGCAACATAAGTCTGGTACGTCGAAGCTGATCATCAAAAACTCGCTCATTTTCTACGTAAACGCGATCATTCATCCGCGTCACATACGCCATGTACGCCGTACGAATTGAATTCAACACAATAGGTACATCTGTTGCAGTATGAGCTGACCAACTTGCACCATAAATATTGGTCCCTCGAAGCACTGGTGTTGAAATGTCCTGTTCTAATTCATCTACAGCATCGGCAATCAGTGGCTCGCCAGCTTGACCAACAAAACTGTTTTGAAACCACTCAGTATTTTCACGAACGGATCGATCACTCACTGCATCTTCTAAGATTTCACGCCGCTTAAGGAGGAAGACTTGCGTATTCGATATCCGCGTCACCATTCGATCATCGACAAAGTCCTGCGAACCAACGTCTGTGGCAGTATTAAGGCCGGGGCGCACCTCAAACCACACGTCAGACGAGTACAACGGATAAACAATTCGCAGCACAATCATTGATAACACACCAATGGCTGCCCCAATAAAGACTGAAGCAATTAACCAAACCATGTAATGGCGCAACACTCGAATTGGATCAAGCGTCTGAGTCACCTCGCGGGATGGAGCCATCGAACTGGCAGCTGTTTGTCCTGGTTTTTGATCTTGTGGTTTTAGCATCATGAGGTCTCAAAAGAGTTAGTTCATTCAATTCAAGGAATTGAGATAGCAGCCTTCTCATCTATATCGGCCCGGAGACTTGCAATCTCGGCTTTCAATTCAGGATTCTTCGTAAGTTCATCGGCTCTATTGAGTCTAGAGATCGCTCCCTGAAATCGGCCGTCAAGTGCCAGCACATGAGCCAAATGTAGATATGTAACTGCCCGCTCTTGAATTTCAACCGACTTTCGCAACAATTCTTCCGCCTCCATATCATTTCCCAACTGGAAATGGATCCACCCGAGCTCATCCAGCAGTTCAGCGTTCTCAGGCGAGAGCCTTTTTGCCTGCTCTGCAAAGGACAAAGCCTGGCCAGGCTCTTCCAGATCCACACTGTATATAGCAGACATTATCATGAGAGCGTTCAAATCCTGGGGGTCTTTAGCAAGCGCCTTATTGAGTAACTCAATCGCTTTAGTAGTTTGACCAAGACTTCGATAAATTCTTGCAAGAGTATCCTGATAAGTGACATTGTCTGGATACATTTCTACTACACGCTCACTGAGCGCCAGTGCTTCAACAAGATCACTATCAGTAGTCATCAAGACATATGCCTTATTGTTAAGCGCAACACCATCACTACTATTGAGAGCTAAAATTCTTGAGTACACTTCACCTGCTTCCGAGAAATTATCAGTGACCAAATATATTTGCCCAAGTACGTGTAATGCACTGATAATTTGATCGTCTTCATAATCCGAATCAACCACCATATTGAGTAGCTCTATCGCTCTATCTTGATTGCCTGAATATGATCTAATCCAAAACAGTGCCAGCCCTTGTAACATCTGCGCGTTTTCCTCATACCCCGGAAGGCTTCTTACAAAAGCCTCACCAGCAGACGATTCAGATTCGCTAAATAGACTCTCAAGGTCAGAAAACCAGACTGCATAGCGACGTTTTATCGAATCAGGATCTTCGCCATCAACAATAATGTTTTGGTAAGCACGCGCCATCACTTCAAGAGCCTTATCTCTTTGATTAAGGCTTAAGATCGCTCTTGCAAATAGTCCCGCAAGTACCGAATCCCCAATGATTTCAGGGGTTTCCCTGAACACCTCTACCACCAAAGATCCTTCCCACTCCGGAACATCTCGTGTGATGTCTGCGATCGCCAACAATAAACGTGCATCGCGGCTTACGTTATAAGCCCGCAATAAAGCAGTCACAGCTTCCTTCGTACTTCCATTGAACTGATGGACGGCACCGAGTCTTTGATACCAGAAGGGACTATTGGGAGACAACATTATTCCCTCTTCAATGAGCAATATTGCATCATCCACTTGTCCCTTCGATGTCAGCGACTCAACAAGCATATTCCTAGCCATTACATTGTTAGGAAACTGCAAAACGAGCTGTCGCAGTGTACTATCAGCCGCGTTTTGATTGCCAAGGAGATTCAGCACTTTGACTCGAGCCAGTGAAGTCTGAGTGGTAATAGAGCTTGCTAGCTGATCAGCCTTGTCCAGCGATTGGATTGCCCTATCTAAACTCAGGCGATCCTCATCCCACTGATATTTATCAATGAAGCCAGTAGCTTCTATCATGTACGGCATGGAATCTGTTGGAAGCAGTTTCTTGCTGCTCTCAAGTGATCGCATAGCGTTTGCATGCTCAATATTGGCCAACTCTTTATCACCACCATTTCCATATTGTTTTGACTTCGCCTGGTGGAGTTTGGCTTGTAGAATCTGAGAATAAAAATCACTTTCGTAGAGCTCATTCCGAATAGCGATTTCTTCTGTAGCTTCCTCGAGCATCCCTTCCCAAATGAGGCACTCGATAAGACGAGCATGTACTTTCGAAGTCGGGTTGTCTTTCATCTCTTCACTAAGAAGGGCAAGAGCATCCACATATTGACTTTGTGAAATATATAGGTTGGATAACTGCTGAGCTGCAAACCTTTTATATATGTCATCAAGCTCGATTGCACTAATAAAGGCCTGCTTCGCGTCAGAAAAACGATTCGCTTCAATAAAGTAGCTAGCAAGAGCAATGTAATCTTCACCTACAATGCCCTCACCTAAACTCGATATGCGATCTTTCAACAGTTGTGCGCCTGCTTCTACGTTTCCTTGAGACATCTCTAAATTGGCACAAAGCGAAGCAAACGCTCGATTTTCGCTAAGAGAGACACTCAGCTCCACAATAATTTCTTTTGCTACGTCGTTCCATCTCTCACGAATACTCGCCAACCTAGCACTTTGCTCGTTATCTGAAAGCCGCTCCCAACTTTGGCTGTTGTACATTAGCTGATCATCAGCATTTCGAATATATTCCCATGTCGGATCTGTGAGCGTGATAAGCCTCACCAAATTCGCTGCATTGGTGATATCAGCAGGGTTCGCCTGGTACTGATCTACTCGAGTCTTCATGACAAATGGCAGATTGCCCTGCTCTGCCTCTAACTGCAGCCAAAGCTCCCGGAGTTCAACTTGATTTGGGGCAAGAAGAATCGCTTGCCTAATGATTCGAATTGCACGGCTCGCACCATCAGGGGTCTTGATAAGTGATTTGGCATAAGCTTTGACAAGACTAATATCGTTAGGATTGCGCCGATAAGCTTCGTCAAACGCCTGGTTTGCCTGAGCATCATCTCCGAGATCTCGATAGGACAATCCCAAAGTTCGCCATAGCTTTGCTTGATAAGGCAACTTCTTAATTAACAGCTTTAGGACTTCGACACTCTCAAGAAGTTTTTCTTTACCGGCAACGAGTTTACCTTCACTCTTGAGATTCTGGCCGAGTCTCTGGAAAAACTCCGCCTGCATAAAAAGAAGTTCTGTATTCTCTGGGTTTTCTTGCCTTGCCCGCTCTATTTTCTTTTCAGCTAGATCCCATTCACCCCTATCACAGTCAAGTAACACACTAAATTTCACCACTCTAAGATCATCTGGAGCTTTTTCAGAAAGCGACTCAATGATGGTGTTCAACTTTGAAACAGCATTTACTAAATAGTCTTGTGCCTCTCGACCTACCTCAGCGTAGCCGGTCGATATAAGTGCTTGGATACGAACTTCCTCAATTGCCATATAAGAAATAATCGCCGCGGCTGTTTCAATATCTCGCTCAATAGGATTTTCATTCACTTCTGATAAATAGCTAATAATTGCTTCAATTGGATCTTCTATCTCCAGACTTATCTCAATAGCACGAATGTACGCATTCTCAGGATCTAAGCCTTTTAGTATTTGCAAACATTTTTGAGCCAACGCCTGATCATTCAACATGACGGCAACTTTGATACTGGCTAACAATACACGCGTACTCTCAGGGTTCGATTCCCGCAGTTGCGCAAGATCATTTTTTGCCCCCGAAAGATCATTGGTGCCAATCTTCATAAAAACATCTTGCAGACCCTTTGAAACCACTCCAATTGACGACGAGCCGGTCGCTAGGGCCTCTTCTAGCTGATCTGATAGAGAGCTCAGTTCTTCATATTCATCTATCAATGACTCTGGAACTCTCGAAAGTGTTTCTGAAGCCTGACTATAGCGGCCTAGAATTGCCTCTAACCTTGCTTTGCGAATCACCAGTTGAACATTACTCGGCGTTACCTTCAGTGCCTCAATAGTTCTTTCATAAGCAAGGCCTGTTTGCCCCAACCTATCAAGTGCATCTATCAATATGCGCGCAGTAGACAAATCAACACGCTCCGTTCTCACCCACAATTCTTCTAACTTCTGAGCAGCAAGGCGATAATCACCGTCAACGAATGCTCGCTTCCCATCTGCTCTAAGAACCAACAAATCACTTTCATCATCACCACAGATATTTAATAAGGTAAGTCTTGCCTCATCACACTTTAGTTCCTCATCTGTCAGATCCGCATCAGGATTCTCTTGCTTCTTTCTTTCAAGCTGACTAAGTGCTATATCAAATAACAGAGAAGCACTTCTTTTCTGAAGTGGAAACTGAATCACTGCATTAAAGCTAGAATTAAGACCTGGTCCATTGACAATACCATTCGCTAGCTCATTCGCCTTTAACAATGCAACTTCATCCTGAAAGCTATTTTCATAATGAAGCATTGCCAGCTCATGACGGAAAGCAACTCTGTCTGAATCCCTATCAATATAATTACTTATTATCTTGACTGATCGCTCGTAAGCATTGTCTACCTGACTCAGCCGCAATAGACCTACCGCATTTCTAACAACCATTGCATCATCGGTTTGCTGAATCACCGCTTCCATCTGCTCAATCATTGCATTCTTTTTGGCTAGCAACTCATCGGTGTTTTCTGCCTCATTAGCCAGTTCGCGTTGATATTGAATGGTGTAAAACTTGGCTAACGCAGTAGCGCTGCGAGGCTTGTCTGGAACAACGCGTTCAAGATCTTCGAATGTCTGCATCGCAAATTCGTACTGTTTTTCGGCCTGACGCGAACGCCCATCAAGCTCCAGCCTCGCCACAACTTCAAGACGGCCTTGCGCTAATGAAGACCATGCCAAATCATTTTCAGGATCTAAGGTCAATGCAGCGCGTAGTTCTTCTTCTCCTGGAAAACGAACATTTCCTTCCACATCCACAGTATCGGTAAACTCAGTTGGACTCAGGTATTGCTTTGCGCGCCCGATTTCCGCAAGCAGTTGAGCCTCTTCAAGCGAGTCTTCATTAATCGAATCCTGCATTGTCAGCAAAGCATCTTCTACATTTTGCCATGATTCAATACTGTTTTGCGACCATTGAGCCGCTTTTATTGCATCTTCAATAACTGCCCAATGGAACTCCAGATTGTCAGGCTGATGTATCGCTCTCGAACGCCGAATCAAAACAAGCTCGCCATACCTTGATTTTGCTTCGGTCTGCGTTGGTGGCACGATTGCGAGAATTGATGCTTCCCATTTATCTAGATACTCAAGATTAGACTTCTCTTTACTGACGCCTCGAGCGTACTGCTTAGCCGCATCTTCGTATTGACCCGCGGCCATAAGCGCATCGCCACGGCGTATATTACGACTGGCATCCCCTCGGGCATAAAGAAACCAAAGGCCGCCCAGAATGAAGATCGCTGCCCCAAAAAAAACAGTGATATAGAAGATAAGTTTCTTATTTACTTGGGTGGCCATGATCGCCTCACATAAATAGAGTTTGACTCTTTGTTAAGTAGTTTCTGGATACTTTCCTGTTTCCACTTCAAACCAATCTGGCAAACATCGCATGAGGTGTGGAAGCAAATCTTCTAAAAACTCAGTTGCTCTTGACACAAAAATTTCTTTGTTTTCGCCCTGCTTAAGAACTGCAGTAATTTGGACTTTGCAGTAATAGGAGTACTTGCTTGATAGGTCAAATGCAAATCGATGAACATCACCAGGTGTAACAGCAACTTGGCCATTGGCCAGAAAGAAATATCCAGCAAAAATCGGGGTTTCACCCATGTCAGGATGCCTAAACTCGCTTGTTCTTAGTTGGAAGTCACCTAAAGGCAAACGTATTGTTTCTTGATCACTAGTAACAGGATGCGGCCTTTGAATCTGTGGGTAGACATGCCCAAGTTCTTTCGGACTCTCATCTTTAAGCACCCATTCGGACTGATCAATATTTAAGTCAATATTCTCGGGAACAGCCATCTGCGGTTCGTATCCACCTGCAACAAAACAACGATCTGGCACATGTGGAACAGCATCAATTTGCCCAGTGTAATAGACAACATGTAATGTCAATCTACTGCTAGCAGCGTTTCCATCCAGTGCATATGTACGTGTTAAAAACTGTCCGGATCCGAGTGATTCAATCATCTCTTCACTCAGTACAACGTCTTCTCCTACCTTGTGCCAAGAACCTAACTGTGGCGGTAAAGAGGCAATCGCTAAACGGGGCTGTATCGACTCTTTGCGAAGATGCACATTCAACTGCTCAGCGATCACTTTTATCGAAATTGCAGAAATTGCCAGCGTCAGACAGGCGATTACAAATGCCGCTATTCCACTTCGACGAACATGGGAGCGAAGTACCAGAGGCTTTGATGCAGCAACTGTTTTAGCTTCTGATTCATTTTCAATGATCAGATTCTTGATGATCCAAAGCTCTCCCAAGAAAATCAAATAGGCCGGGATCAACCAAAACAAGCCAACGATAGAGTGAAAATCTCCGGCTGCAAATCCGGTATCGAACATGGACAAGAGAGAAAGTGTCACTACACGAAGTATGTTTACAAAAATGGCGGTTGGGAAAGCAGATAATACTAATAATGCCTGTTGCCAAAAACGTTTCAGACCCAAGTAAGCCATCGCAACACCGAGTGCCAAAAAAGCCATCAGCATGCGCATTCCGGAGCAAGCTTCAGCAACATTAAGTTGGCGAGATTCTCCATCAGCAAAGAGCTCTAACGTATTACCTGAAAGCGTGACATCATTACCCATTGCTTTAAGAGCAAAGAATGCACCGCCAGCCGCGATGTCCTGCATGCGAAATGTAATAATACTCAGGAATCGATCAGAGATCGTCTGCCCAAACACAAAGAGAAATAGCAGTGGAAACCAAATCCAAATGAACGCTCGATAACCACAGAATAGAAGTATGAGCCCCAAAGTTGAGATGCCAACTCCTAGTCCCATCAAATTATGGTGGCGCAACCACGCAAGGCTCTCACCAGTAAACGTACACAACCCATACCAAAGCACGCCCACGACTACAAGAAGAAGCCCTACCCATGCTCTCTGCAGAGGCTGCGCAAGAATCTTATTGCGCGCTAAGTAGACGAAGTAGCAGGCAATTAATGGTATGACGAGAGTATGCCCCCAATCAGCTTGCTGCTTAATGGCAAACTCAACTTGGCGGAAAAAGAAGTCCCAGAAGACCCAGAAATACAGAACCAGTAAAAGCGCAACTCCAGCGAGCAGAAAGAATTGATCTGCTTGGTCTGAATCGCGTGCCCGATCATCGGATTGGCTACGCCTGGTCTGAATAGTCTCACCTGTCATACTGTGGTCAGATCGACTATGCAGAGCTCAATGTTAACTGAGATTTCGATCCCAAAAACAGAAAGCCAGTTCAGAAATTCTAAACCGTTTGCTGGTGATCCTCGCCTACCTCCCTTGATAAGTCCTACGTTTATAAGGGGTAATGGAGTTCGACAAAACTGGCCATGAAATCTGGTCATTTAAGGGCCTGTATCTTTGAAATTGGGAATCTGAGCCCAAACAGCCTAATACGGCCCAATATACCCGAAAGGAAGCAGAACCCAGCGATTGAATTCGGCTAGTTGAAGCCAATACCGCCAGCATCACCACCACCACCAGCACCCCAAACGTCAAAGCCAAAATTGCGCTCTAGAAAGAAGCCGAATCCATAGTCGAATCGAAATCCATTACGGATGACTGCCAAGGGGGTTGCCCAGAAACTCGTGCCAATAATGACATGATCATCAGGACGAAGGTAGATATCAGGCTCTGTTCTTTGGCGAATGGCTGCTAAATTCAGCCTCACAGTTGCCTCCCAATTGTCACCAATCACGCGTGTCAAATCAACACGCCGGGGAATCGCGAGCGGACCTGGTCCACCAGCAGCTGCAACCAAGCGACTGAGTGTAAGTTTGCCTACTTGGGGCAAGTTGTAAACGCCCGGGCGAGAAATCTGGCCGTCTATATAAACGACACCTTGCTCAGGTCCATCAAC is a window from the Phycisphaerales bacterium genome containing:
- a CDS encoding tetratricopeptide repeat protein, with translation MATQVNKKLIFYITVFFGAAIFILGGLWFLYARGDASRNIRRGDALMAAGQYEDAAKQYARGVSKEKSNLEYLDKWEASILAIVPPTQTEAKSRYGELVLIRRSRAIHQPDNLEFHWAVIEDAIKAAQWSQNSIESWQNVEDALLTMQDSINEDSLEEAQLLAEIGRAKQYLSPTEFTDTVDVEGNVRFPGEEELRAALTLDPENDLAWSSLAQGRLEVVARLELDGRSRQAEKQYEFAMQTFEDLERVVPDKPRSATALAKFYTIQYQRELANEAENTDELLAKKNAMIEQMEAVIQQTDDAMVVRNAVGLLRLSQVDNAYERSVKIISNYIDRDSDRVAFRHELAMLHYENSFQDEVALLKANELANGIVNGPGLNSSFNAVIQFPLQKRSASLLFDIALSQLERKKQENPDADLTDEELKCDEARLTLLNICGDDESDLLVLRADGKRAFVDGDYRLAAQKLEELWVRTERVDLSTARILIDALDRLGQTGLAYERTIEALKVTPSNVQLVIRKARLEAILGRYSQASETLSRVPESLIDEYEELSSLSDQLEEALATGSSSIGVVSKGLQDVFMKIGTNDLSGAKNDLAQLRESNPESTRVLLASIKVAVMLNDQALAQKCLQILKGLDPENAYIRAIEISLEIEDPIEAIISYLSEVNENPIERDIETAAAIISYMAIEEVRIQALISTGYAEVGREAQDYLVNAVSKLNTIIESLSEKAPDDLRVVKFSVLLDCDRGEWDLAEKKIERARQENPENTELLFMQAEFFQRLGQNLKSEGKLVAGKEKLLESVEVLKLLIKKLPYQAKLWRTLGLSYRDLGDDAQANQAFDEAYRRNPNDISLVKAYAKSLIKTPDGASRAIRIIRQAILLAPNQVELRELWLQLEAEQGNLPFVMKTRVDQYQANPADITNAANLVRLITLTDPTWEYIRNADDQLMYNSQSWERLSDNEQSARLASIRERWNDVAKEIIVELSVSLSENRAFASLCANLEMSQGNVEAGAQLLKDRISSLGEGIVGEDYIALASYFIEANRFSDAKQAFISAIELDDIYKRFAAQQLSNLYISQSQYVDALALLSEEMKDNPTSKVHARLIECLIWEGMLEEATEEIAIRNELYESDFYSQILQAKLHQAKSKQYGNGGDKELANIEHANAMRSLESSKKLLPTDSMPYMIEATGFIDKYQWDEDRLSLDRAIQSLDKADQLASSITTQTSLARVKVLNLLGNQNAADSTLRQLVLQFPNNVMARNMLVESLTSKGQVDDAILLIEEGIMLSPNSPFWYQRLGAVHQFNGSTKEAVTALLRAYNVSRDARLLLAIADITRDVPEWEGSLVVEVFRETPEIIGDSVLAGLFARAILSLNQRDKALEVMARAYQNIIVDGEDPDSIKRRYAVWFSDLESLFSESESSAGEAFVRSLPGYEENAQMLQGLALFWIRSYSGNQDRAIELLNMVVDSDYEDDQIISALHVLGQIYLVTDNFSEAGEVYSRILALNSSDGVALNNKAYVLMTTDSDLVEALALSERVVEMYPDNVTYQDTLARIYRSLGQTTKAIELLNKALAKDPQDLNALMIMSAIYSVDLEEPGQALSFAEQAKRLSPENAELLDELGWIHFQLGNDMEAEELLRKSVEIQERAVTYLHLAHVLALDGRFQGAISRLNRADELTKNPELKAEIASLRADIDEKAAISIP
- a CDS encoding exosortase/archaeosortase family protein encodes the protein MTGETIQTRRSQSDDRARDSDQADQFFLLAGVALLLVLYFWVFWDFFFRQVEFAIKQQADWGHTLVIPLIACYFVYLARNKILAQPLQRAWVGLLLVVVGVLWYGLCTFTGESLAWLRHHNLMGLGVGISTLGLILLFCGYRAFIWIWFPLLFLFVFGQTISDRFLSIITFRMQDIAAGGAFFALKAMGNDVTLSGNTLELFADGESRQLNVAEACSGMRMLMAFLALGVAMAYLGLKRFWQQALLVLSAFPTAIFVNILRVVTLSLLSMFDTGFAAGDFHSIVGLFWLIPAYLIFLGELWIIKNLIIENESEAKTVAASKPLVLRSHVRRSGIAAFVIACLTLAISAISIKVIAEQLNVHLRKESIQPRLAIASLPPQLGSWHKVGEDVVLSEEMIESLGSGQFLTRTYALDGNAASSRLTLHVVYYTGQIDAVPHVPDRCFVAGGYEPQMAVPENIDLNIDQSEWVLKDESPKELGHVYPQIQRPHPVTSDQETIRLPLGDFQLRTSEFRHPDMGETPIFAGYFFLANGQVAVTPGDVHRFAFDLSSKYSYYCKVQITAVLKQGENKEIFVSRATEFLEDLLPHLMRCLPDWFEVETGKYPETT
- a CDS encoding low molecular weight phosphotyrosine protein phosphatase, yielding MTSEHKTQILFVCMGNICRSPLAECVFVAETQLRGLADQFEVDSAGTGGWHEGQDPDKRMRKAAQSQGIDLRGSARQVCREDFFKFKHIVCMDQENREALLAMGAPREKISLLLEYDGSLVEQEVPDPYYGGEDGFHRVIELVSSACGQLLDHLQESAEKHRDG
- a CDS encoding MraY family glycosyltransferase, which codes for MDPQLPFSIDLEPDSSAILSATWDEGATSTAVELLNSYIPVFLIAYFVALIATPIARQIALKNNIIDRPDSDRKIHREAVAYLGGGAVVFAVLVGIGLSYTMFDAMVVDYRPVPIAIVIGIIAIAFTGLADDIWGWDPRLKVAGQLVAAAALAIEAVGTDVARGLLVAIFGSSGLMIEMPITGMSIDVSYWIGTALIAIFVLGGCNASNLVDGLDGLLSGLTGIVMLGLLVISVLMAVSHEIASGGDILAQEDSLAGARVVLCLATLGAVLGFLPFNFHPAVIFLGDAGSLLLGYLSVVIILMFGEYGETHLVVAGLIVFAVPIIDTALAIIRRKMAGRPMSSADNQHIHHQLNRGLGGTRRAVFALYGIGITFACLGILVAWMVLFTEIRLLVVYAIVFVLFSFIGAVAVKIARRQPAEIQVDEVSLGSTSSSSAK
- a CDS encoding fructosamine kinase family protein, with the translated sequence MADKHLVEIALRQLDVMPAVAHIAELAGGCIHGASVVTGVDGAKCVVKISTNQYAAMLTAEVAGLQDLALTDTVLVPHIHGITQVEEFTVLAMEFIEQGGAETRWEKFGVDLARLHAMGVNHNQYGYSSSNYLGYTPQQNTWCDDWVEFNAKYRIGYQQDCIRRRRHLPNDVDQMVSEIIERLSQFIPSHPKVSLLHGDLWSGNVVINNNGGVVVIDPACSYGDGWADIAMMQLFGGFPAAVIDAYIAEQEVSPRLHSRLAVYQLYHVLNHVNLFGQSYVSQTGQLCQEILAT